One Nocardioides aromaticivorans genomic window carries:
- a CDS encoding acyl-CoA dehydrogenase family protein: MDFALSEEQAELAATVRSLLEKRADSASVRAASTSESGHDEALWATLCEQIGVAALAVPEEYDGVGASFFETAVVLEELGRSLAPSPLLATTIATEALLAGGTEDAKQRLLPRIAAGEIATLVTGAAPVLDGDRASIVLAVIGDELVELEGAVPTWTESMDQSIRLARLDLTGASTVRLGDGTSAGARAELVAGASVAALAVGLADRALRMTVDYSKERVQFGRAIGSFQALKHRMAEVFARTEMARSASWAASYALAEGADDADFLTRAAASYAIETAQLAASECVQLHGGIAITWEHDAHLVFKRAHALGQLSGAPHRHRAAVAL, from the coding sequence ATGGACTTCGCACTCAGCGAGGAGCAGGCCGAGCTCGCGGCCACCGTGCGCAGCCTGCTCGAGAAGCGGGCCGACTCCGCCTCCGTCCGCGCCGCCTCCACGTCGGAGTCCGGTCACGACGAAGCGCTGTGGGCGACGCTGTGCGAGCAGATCGGGGTCGCGGCGCTCGCCGTCCCCGAGGAGTACGACGGCGTGGGGGCCAGCTTCTTCGAGACGGCCGTGGTCCTGGAGGAGCTCGGCCGCTCGCTCGCCCCGTCCCCGCTGCTCGCGACGACGATCGCGACCGAGGCCCTCCTGGCCGGCGGCACCGAGGACGCGAAGCAGCGCCTGCTCCCCCGCATCGCCGCCGGTGAGATCGCGACGCTCGTCACCGGCGCGGCGCCGGTGCTCGACGGCGACCGCGCCTCGATCGTGCTCGCGGTGATCGGCGACGAGCTCGTCGAGCTCGAGGGCGCGGTCCCGACCTGGACCGAGTCGATGGACCAGAGCATCCGCCTCGCGCGGCTGGACCTGACCGGTGCGAGCACCGTCCGGCTCGGCGACGGCACCAGCGCAGGGGCGCGGGCCGAGCTGGTCGCGGGCGCGTCAGTCGCGGCGCTCGCGGTCGGGCTCGCCGACCGGGCACTGCGGATGACGGTCGACTACAGCAAGGAGCGGGTCCAGTTCGGGCGCGCGATCGGCTCCTTCCAGGCGCTCAAGCACCGGATGGCCGAGGTGTTCGCCCGGACCGAGATGGCGCGCTCGGCGAGCTGGGCCGCGTCGTACGCACTGGCGGAGGGCGCCGACGACGCCGACTTCCTGACCCGGGCGGCGGCGTCGTACGCGATCGAGACGGCTCAGCTCGCGGCCAGCGAGTGCGTGCAGCTGCACGGCGGCATCGCGATCACCTGGGAGCACGACGCCCACCTGGTGTTCAAGCGCGCCCACGCCCTGGGGCAATTGTCCGGCGCACCGCACCGACACCGGGCAGCCGTGGCGCTCTGA
- a CDS encoding PilZ domain-containing protein, which yields MSTSRPATTAAEVHPALLQAVAMTLRPTVGEPVDVETRVLDVEPYGESGTALVVACPDGLDPDEHHFDASVTWTYPLGRMVCPVSTRPAQRHYGRVWLLRPSAAPTRLQQRTFFRARLAVPVALTWPLPTDEAADDDEADEHATAPTSLLGVAVDLSEGGVLAATQGPVPDPGTRVEATIRIDGDNLAQPARVVRHVRFAGGGVGVAVSFADPTVHGDRIRRAVFETERRRRRPR from the coding sequence ATGTCGACCTCGCGCCCGGCCACGACCGCAGCAGAGGTGCACCCGGCGCTGCTGCAGGCCGTCGCGATGACGCTGCGTCCCACCGTGGGCGAGCCGGTGGACGTCGAGACGCGAGTCCTCGACGTGGAGCCGTACGGCGAGAGCGGCACCGCGCTGGTCGTGGCCTGCCCGGACGGGCTCGATCCCGACGAGCACCACTTCGACGCCAGCGTCACCTGGACCTATCCCCTCGGCCGGATGGTCTGCCCGGTCAGCACCCGGCCGGCCCAGCGCCACTACGGCCGAGTCTGGCTGCTGCGCCCGTCCGCCGCGCCCACGCGGCTCCAGCAGCGCACCTTCTTCCGCGCCCGGCTGGCGGTCCCGGTCGCCCTGACCTGGCCGCTCCCCACCGACGAGGCCGCGGACGACGACGAGGCGGACGAGCACGCCACTGCGCCGACCAGCCTGCTCGGGGTCGCGGTCGACCTCAGCGAGGGCGGTGTGCTGGCCGCGACGCAGGGCCCGGTCCCCGATCCCGGCACGCGGGTCGAGGCGACCATCCGCATCGACGGCGACAACCTCGCCCAGCCGGCCCGGGTGGTCCGCCACGTCCGGTTCGCGGGCGGCGGCGTGGGCGTCGCGGTCTCGTTCGCCGACCCGACCGTCCACGGCGACCGGATCCGGCGTGCCGTTTTCGAGACCGAGCGCCGGCGCCGCCGGCCGCGCTGA
- a CDS encoding acyl-CoA dehydrogenase family protein, with product MDLDLSPSELAFQAEARAWLAENVPAEPLPSLDTPEGFELHRQWEAKLSAARWPVVSWPEEYHGRGASLVEWIIFEEEYYRAGAPLRVGQNGIFLLSPILFEHGTKEQQDRFLPSMATGEKVWAQCWSEPEAGSDLASLKSTARRDDERGGWVLNGQKIWCSRAALAHWGFGLFRSDPEAQKHAGLTYFLFPLDAEGVTVRPIAQLDGEAGFAEVFFDDVFVPDADVLGAPGDGWRVAMSTAGNERGLSLRSPGRFTAAADRLLALYADRPDPRVADRVVDAWIGAEAYRLYTWGTVSRLKDGGDIGAAGSVNKVWWSELDVALHETALDLLGADAELESTWLDGYTFSLSGPIYAGTNEIQRNIVAERILGLPREPKGAQK from the coding sequence ATGGACCTGGACCTGTCCCCCTCCGAGCTGGCCTTCCAGGCCGAGGCGCGCGCCTGGCTGGCGGAGAACGTGCCGGCCGAGCCCCTGCCGTCGCTCGACACCCCCGAGGGCTTCGAGCTGCACCGCCAGTGGGAGGCCAAGCTGTCGGCTGCTCGCTGGCCGGTCGTCTCGTGGCCGGAGGAGTACCACGGCCGCGGCGCGTCGCTGGTCGAGTGGATCATCTTCGAGGAGGAGTACTACCGCGCCGGCGCACCGCTCCGGGTCGGCCAGAACGGCATCTTCCTGCTCTCCCCCATCCTCTTCGAGCACGGCACGAAGGAGCAGCAGGACCGCTTCCTCCCGTCGATGGCGACCGGCGAGAAGGTCTGGGCCCAGTGCTGGAGCGAGCCCGAGGCCGGCTCCGACCTGGCCTCGTTGAAGTCGACCGCCCGTCGTGACGACGAGCGCGGTGGCTGGGTGCTCAACGGCCAGAAGATCTGGTGCTCGCGCGCCGCGCTCGCCCACTGGGGCTTCGGGCTGTTCCGCAGCGACCCGGAGGCGCAGAAGCACGCCGGGTTGACCTACTTCCTCTTCCCGCTCGACGCCGAGGGCGTGACGGTGCGCCCCATCGCGCAGCTCGACGGCGAGGCCGGCTTCGCGGAGGTCTTCTTCGACGACGTGTTCGTGCCCGACGCCGACGTGCTCGGCGCGCCCGGCGACGGATGGCGGGTCGCGATGAGCACCGCCGGCAACGAGCGTGGCCTGTCGCTGCGCTCCCCCGGCCGGTTCACCGCCGCCGCCGACCGCCTGCTCGCCCTGTACGCCGACCGGCCGGACCCGCGCGTCGCGGACCGGGTCGTCGACGCCTGGATCGGCGCCGAGGCCTACCGCCTCTACACCTGGGGCACCGTGTCGAGGCTCAAGGACGGTGGCGACATCGGCGCCGCCGGCTCGGTCAACAAGGTCTGGTGGAGCGAGCTCGACGTGGCGCTCCACGAGACGGCCCTCGACCTGCTCGGCGCCGACGCCGAGCTCGAGTCGACCTGGCTCGACGGCTACACCTTCTCGCTCTCCGGCCCGATCTACGCCGGCACCAACGAGATCCAGCGCAACATCGTGGCCGAGCGCATCCTCGGCCTCCCCCGCGAGCCGAAGGGAGCCCAGAAGTGA
- a CDS encoding FadD3 family acyl-CoA ligase, giving the protein MDTIPAVLRAAAEEHGDRPAYVDGDRVVSFTGMLELVRRTAAGYRSRGFAPGERAAIWAPNSIDWVVAALAVSYAGGTLVPLNSRYTGHEAADIVERAGATLVVVADGFLGRHQIDELRAAADLAGVRDLVDIATLADLATEPGDIDEVAAAVAPDDVADILFTSGTTGRPKGAMSAHRQTVGVARTWGELGGVTADDRYLVVNPFFHSFGYKVGIVTGLTTGATLYPLATFDLERTMELIETERISVLPGAPAIYQSLLTAPGRADRDLSSLRLAVTGAAVVPVVLIERMREELGIDQVVTAFGMTEAVVVTMAREGDDAELVATTCGRAIPRMETRIDAEAPGESGELLVRGDFVMLGYLDDPAATAEAIDADGWLHTGDVGVLDEAGNLRITDRLKDMYISGGFNVYPAEVEQALMRMDGVDDVAVVGVPDERMGEVGKAYVVGRASGEDVIAFAKERLANFKVPRFVETVDALPRNLSGKVLKTELRKN; this is encoded by the coding sequence ATGGACACGATTCCCGCCGTCCTGCGCGCTGCAGCGGAGGAGCACGGCGACCGCCCCGCCTACGTCGACGGCGACCGCGTCGTCTCGTTCACCGGGATGCTCGAGCTCGTGCGCCGTACGGCGGCCGGCTACCGCTCCCGCGGCTTCGCCCCCGGGGAGCGCGCCGCGATCTGGGCGCCCAACAGCATCGACTGGGTCGTCGCGGCGCTGGCCGTCTCCTACGCCGGCGGCACCCTGGTCCCGCTGAACTCGCGCTACACCGGCCACGAGGCCGCCGACATCGTCGAGCGCGCGGGCGCGACGCTGGTCGTCGTGGCCGACGGCTTCCTCGGCCGCCACCAGATCGACGAGCTGCGCGCGGCCGCCGACCTCGCGGGCGTGCGCGACCTCGTCGACATCGCCACGCTGGCCGACCTGGCCACCGAGCCGGGCGACATCGACGAGGTGGCCGCCGCGGTGGCGCCCGACGACGTCGCCGACATCCTGTTCACGTCCGGCACGACCGGACGGCCCAAGGGCGCGATGAGCGCGCACCGGCAGACCGTCGGCGTGGCACGGACCTGGGGCGAGCTCGGTGGCGTCACCGCCGACGACCGCTACCTCGTGGTCAACCCGTTCTTCCACTCGTTCGGCTACAAGGTCGGCATCGTCACCGGCCTGACCACCGGCGCCACGCTCTACCCGCTCGCGACCTTCGACCTCGAGCGGACGATGGAGCTGATCGAGACCGAGCGGATCAGCGTGCTCCCCGGAGCGCCGGCGATCTACCAGTCGCTGCTGACCGCGCCGGGCCGCGCCGACCGCGACCTCTCCAGCCTCCGCCTCGCCGTCACGGGTGCGGCCGTCGTACCCGTCGTGCTGATCGAGCGGATGCGTGAGGAGCTGGGGATCGACCAGGTCGTCACCGCGTTCGGGATGACCGAGGCCGTCGTGGTCACGATGGCGCGCGAGGGCGACGACGCCGAGCTGGTCGCGACCACCTGCGGGCGGGCCATCCCCCGCATGGAGACCCGCATCGACGCGGAGGCGCCCGGCGAGTCGGGCGAGCTGCTGGTGCGCGGCGACTTCGTCATGCTCGGCTACCTCGACGACCCCGCCGCCACGGCCGAGGCGATCGACGCCGACGGCTGGCTGCACACCGGCGACGTCGGCGTCCTCGACGAGGCCGGCAACCTGCGCATCACCGACCGCCTCAAGGACATGTACATCTCCGGCGGGTTCAACGTCTATCCCGCCGAGGTCGAGCAGGCCCTGATGCGGATGGACGGCGTCGACGACGTCGCCGTGGTCGGCGTCCCCGACGAGCGGATGGGCGAGGTCGGCAAGGCGTACGTCGTCGGCCGGGCCTCCGGCGAGGACGTGATCGCCTTCGCGAAGGAGCGGCTCGCGAACTTCAAGGTGCCGCGCTTCGTCGAGACGGTCGACGCGCTGCCGCGGAACCTGTCCGGCAAGGTGCTCAAGACCGAGTTGAGGAAGAACTGA
- a CDS encoding immunity protein Imm33 domain-containing protein: MDADLGDLLARGGWELVDPRPTAAEHPDTFELPSADDLDRLQPGSLVRAMFRLVDIADFSRDGLAPYDPSGAPVLVTHVERMWAVVTGRQGDRVACLLDNQPYATHTSLEVLDPLSLPLTHLIATGDVRPELAEHLAFAERMAAQDERPAGSATPVDPGARPRIRSDQQAICDRAGVRAEPPSPFGLALLARDVPGGSGVLQGARFEPAPERRDTGWVFFRGDDFEAVAQTVGFDIVTVQEASRAHPDILARLALPVGWAFSVGDGVDDLYEVELVD, translated from the coding sequence ATGGACGCGGATCTCGGGGACCTGTTGGCGCGCGGCGGGTGGGAGCTCGTGGATCCCCGCCCCACGGCCGCCGAGCACCCGGACACCTTCGAGCTGCCCAGCGCCGACGACCTGGACCGGCTGCAGCCGGGCAGTCTCGTGCGCGCCATGTTCCGGCTGGTCGACATCGCGGACTTCTCGCGCGACGGCCTCGCGCCCTACGACCCCTCGGGTGCGCCGGTGCTCGTGACGCATGTCGAGCGGATGTGGGCGGTCGTCACGGGGCGGCAGGGGGATCGGGTCGCGTGCCTGCTCGACAACCAGCCCTACGCCACCCACACCAGCCTGGAGGTGCTCGATCCGCTGAGCCTGCCCCTGACCCACCTGATCGCCACGGGGGACGTGCGCCCCGAGCTGGCCGAGCACCTCGCCTTCGCCGAGCGCATGGCGGCCCAGGACGAGCGACCGGCGGGTTCCGCCACGCCCGTCGACCCGGGCGCCCGCCCGCGCATTCGAAGCGATCAGCAGGCGATCTGCGACCGCGCGGGTGTCCGGGCCGAGCCACCGTCGCCGTTCGGGCTCGCCCTGCTGGCGCGCGACGTGCCCGGTGGGTCCGGGGTGCTGCAGGGGGCCCGGTTCGAGCCGGCCCCCGAGCGACGGGACACCGGCTGGGTCTTCTTCCGCGGCGACGACTTCGAGGCCGTGGCCCAGACGGTCGGCTTCGACATCGTGACGGTGCAGGAGGCGTCACGGGCGCACCCGGACATCCTGGCCCGGCTCGCGCTGCCCGTGGGATGGGCGTTCTCCGTCGGGGACGGGGTCGACGACCTCTACGAGGTCGAGCTGGTCGACTGA
- a CDS encoding SDR family oxidoreductase has translation MTQLRPEQPTPDYVPGHDLLAGKVVVVTAAAGAGIGAAVVRRALEEGAKAVVFSDTHERRLAEAEEALAAEFGADRVRQLVCNVTKEEDIQALLDAAEEFGGVDVMVNNAGLGGTDSILEVTDETWNRVIDITLTGTMRATRAVGQRFVAAGKKGVIVNNASVIGWRAQEGQAHYAAAKAGVMALTRCSALDLAPHGIRVNAVSPSLAMHPFLEKVTSPELLVELKQREAFGRAAAPWEVANVMVFLASDYSSYLTGEVISVSSQHA, from the coding sequence ATGACCCAGCTCCGTCCCGAGCAGCCCACCCCCGACTACGTCCCCGGGCACGACCTGCTGGCCGGCAAGGTCGTCGTCGTGACGGCTGCCGCCGGTGCCGGCATCGGCGCCGCCGTCGTACGACGGGCGCTGGAGGAGGGCGCGAAGGCGGTCGTCTTCAGTGACACCCACGAGCGCCGCCTCGCAGAGGCCGAGGAGGCGCTGGCCGCCGAGTTCGGCGCCGACCGGGTCCGCCAGCTCGTCTGCAACGTGACGAAGGAGGAGGACATCCAGGCCCTCCTCGACGCGGCCGAGGAGTTCGGCGGCGTCGACGTCATGGTCAACAACGCCGGCCTGGGCGGCACCGACTCGATCCTCGAGGTCACCGACGAGACCTGGAACCGCGTCATCGACATCACCCTCACCGGCACCATGCGCGCCACCCGGGCGGTCGGCCAGCGCTTCGTGGCCGCCGGCAAGAAGGGCGTCATCGTCAACAACGCCTCCGTCATCGGCTGGCGCGCCCAGGAGGGTCAGGCCCACTACGCCGCCGCCAAGGCCGGTGTGATGGCGCTGACCCGCTGCTCCGCCCTCGACCTGGCCCCGCACGGCATCCGCGTCAACGCGGTCTCCCCGAGCCTGGCGATGCACCCCTTCCTCGAGAAGGTGACCTCGCCCGAGCTGCTGGTGGAGCTCAAGCAGCGGGAGGCCTTTGGTCGCGCGGCTGCGCCGTGGGAGGTTGCCAACGTGATGGTTTTCCTCGCGAGCGACTACTCGTCGTACCTGACCGGTGAGGTGATCAGTGTCAGCAGCCAGCACGCCTGA
- a CDS encoding TetR/AcrR family transcriptional regulator codes for MHSLDPTEDFAIRLLRRFLLLCEHPRTRQRMLQMVRQSTRMGPGAPRLYGWINKAVLNPRFQPVLERRAMSAMKAELVASQLIGLAMTRYVLKIEPLASAPVDEVVRMAAPSIAAALQGEDAFDHVVRPEVEDPEPARRRGRRLPLRAPRLPGVGAVRRTIAPGRGRA; via the coding sequence ATGCACAGCCTCGACCCCACCGAAGACTTCGCGATCCGCCTGCTGCGGCGCTTCCTGCTGCTCTGCGAGCACCCGCGCACCCGCCAGCGGATGCTGCAGATGGTGCGCCAGTCCACGCGGATGGGTCCGGGCGCGCCGCGCCTCTACGGATGGATCAACAAGGCGGTGCTGAACCCGCGCTTCCAGCCGGTGCTGGAGCGCCGGGCCATGTCGGCGATGAAGGCGGAGCTCGTCGCGTCGCAGCTGATCGGGCTCGCCATGACCCGCTACGTGCTCAAGATCGAGCCGCTCGCCTCCGCCCCCGTGGACGAGGTCGTGCGGATGGCGGCGCCGTCGATCGCGGCGGCGTTGCAGGGCGAGGACGCGTTCGACCACGTCGTCCGGCCCGAGGTCGAGGACCCGGAGCCGGCCCGGCGCCGCGGCCGTCGGCTCCCGCTCAGAGCGCCACGGCTGCCCGGTGTCGGTGCGGTGCGCCGGACAATTGCCCCAGGGCGTGGGCGCGCTTGA
- a CDS encoding TetR/AcrR family transcriptional regulator, producing MSAASTPESNGTPTRREQLLAIAAELFAEKGFRNTTVRDIADAAGILSGSLYHHFDSKESMVDELLVPFQEELFGKYDEILASGDDARTKLERAVRVSFEAIDQHPHEVAIFQNDADHLGTFERFGYLADRNTQSRQVWVTLIEEGVRTGVLRPDLDVTLTYRFIRDTVWVAVRWYRPGRGLSHTTVADQYVRILLDGISNA from the coding sequence GTGTCAGCAGCCAGCACGCCTGAGTCCAACGGCACGCCGACGCGGCGCGAGCAGCTGCTCGCGATCGCCGCGGAGCTCTTCGCGGAGAAGGGCTTCCGCAACACGACGGTGCGCGACATCGCCGACGCCGCGGGCATCCTCTCCGGCAGCCTCTACCACCACTTCGACTCCAAGGAGTCGATGGTCGACGAGCTGCTCGTGCCCTTCCAGGAGGAGCTCTTCGGCAAGTACGACGAGATCCTCGCCAGCGGCGACGACGCCCGGACCAAGCTGGAGCGGGCCGTCCGGGTCTCCTTCGAGGCGATCGACCAGCACCCGCACGAGGTGGCGATCTTCCAGAACGACGCCGACCACCTCGGCACCTTCGAGCGGTTCGGCTACCTCGCCGACCGCAACACCCAGTCCCGGCAGGTGTGGGTGACGCTGATCGAGGAGGGCGTGCGCACGGGCGTGCTGCGCCCCGACCTCGACGTCACGCTGACCTACCGCTTCATCCGCGACACCGTGTGGGTCGCCGTCCGGTGGTACCGCCCCGGCCGCGGCCTGAGCCACACGACCGTCGCCGACCAGTACGTCCGGATTCTCCTAGATGGGATTAGCAATGCCTGA
- a CDS encoding acetyl-CoA C-acetyltransferase, whose product MPEAYIVDAVRTAVGKRGGALAGVHSADLAAHSLAALVERTGVDAGAVDDVILGCCDTIGSQAGDIARTAWLVAGLPDHVPGVTIDRQCGSSQQAVHFAAQGVLSGTQDLVVAGGVQNMSAIPISAAMLVGQQYGFSTPFAESPGWLKRYGDQEVSQFRSAEMIAEKWDISREEMERFALASHERARTAIAEGRFANEIIPLTLEDGTVFDTDQCPRETSLEKMAGLEPLAPGGRITAGVASQICDASSAMLIASEQAVKDHGLTPRARIVHLSVRGDDPVWMLTGPINATKHAVQKSGIAIDDIDLFECNEAFASVALAWMKETGAPHEKVNVNGGGIALGHPIGATGTRLMTTMLNELERTGGRYGLQTMCEGGGQANVTIIERLG is encoded by the coding sequence ATGCCTGAGGCCTACATCGTCGACGCGGTCCGCACCGCGGTCGGCAAGCGCGGTGGCGCGCTCGCCGGCGTCCACTCCGCCGACCTGGCCGCGCACTCGCTGGCAGCGCTCGTCGAGCGCACCGGCGTCGACGCGGGCGCGGTCGACGACGTGATCCTCGGCTGCTGCGACACCATCGGCTCGCAGGCCGGCGACATCGCCCGTACGGCGTGGCTCGTGGCCGGCCTCCCGGACCACGTGCCGGGCGTGACGATCGACCGTCAGTGCGGCTCGTCCCAGCAGGCCGTCCACTTCGCCGCGCAGGGCGTCCTGTCCGGCACCCAGGACCTCGTCGTCGCGGGTGGCGTGCAGAACATGAGCGCCATCCCGATCTCGGCCGCGATGCTCGTCGGCCAGCAGTACGGCTTCTCCACCCCCTTCGCCGAGTCACCCGGCTGGCTCAAGCGGTACGGCGACCAGGAGGTCAGCCAGTTCCGCTCGGCCGAGATGATCGCCGAGAAGTGGGACATCTCCCGCGAGGAGATGGAGCGGTTCGCGCTCGCCTCGCACGAGCGGGCCCGGACCGCGATCGCCGAGGGACGCTTCGCCAACGAGATCATCCCGCTCACCCTCGAGGACGGCACCGTCTTCGACACCGACCAGTGCCCGCGCGAGACCTCGCTCGAGAAGATGGCCGGACTCGAGCCGCTGGCTCCGGGGGGTCGGATCACGGCCGGCGTCGCCTCGCAGATCTGCGACGCGTCCTCCGCGATGCTCATCGCCTCCGAGCAGGCCGTGAAGGACCACGGGCTGACGCCCCGGGCCCGGATCGTCCACCTGTCCGTCCGCGGCGACGACCCGGTCTGGATGCTCACCGGTCCGATCAACGCGACCAAGCACGCCGTGCAGAAGTCCGGCATCGCGATCGACGACATCGACCTCTTCGAGTGCAACGAGGCGTTCGCGTCCGTCGCGCTGGCGTGGATGAAGGAGACCGGCGCGCCGCACGAGAAGGTCAACGTCAACGGCGGCGGCATCGCGCTGGGTCACCCGATCGGGGCCACCGGCACCCGCCTGATGACCACGATGCTCAACGAACTCGAGCGCACCGGCGGTCGCTACGGCCTGCAGACGATGTGCGAGGGCGGCGGCCAGGCCAACGTCACCATCATCGAGCGCCTGGGCTGA
- a CDS encoding acyl-CoA dehydrogenase family protein, which yields MRFELTTDQRDFAASLESLLSAADTVAAARAWAAGDHDPGLKLWQRLAEQGVTELATEATPVEVVVAFEALGRHAVPGPWVESAAYLPVALGREVEGIGTVGAPRALDADVADELYAVVDGALHTATAGAAHVSVDRARHLFDVTVGDPVEHGDLAAAYDLAALATAAQLLGAGERVLADAVTYVKQRRQFGREIGSYQAIKHKLADVRIALDFARPLVFGAALVPTGSITERERAVSAAKVACADAAYLASRTGLQVHGAIGYTQEFDLSVWITKIRALVTAWGTPAEHRARILDSLVGA from the coding sequence GTGAGGTTCGAGCTCACCACCGACCAGCGGGACTTCGCGGCATCGCTGGAGTCCCTGCTCTCCGCGGCCGACACCGTCGCGGCGGCCCGCGCCTGGGCGGCCGGCGACCACGACCCCGGGCTCAAGCTGTGGCAGCGCCTGGCCGAGCAGGGCGTGACCGAGCTCGCCACCGAGGCCACCCCGGTCGAGGTCGTCGTCGCCTTCGAGGCGCTCGGACGGCACGCCGTGCCCGGGCCGTGGGTCGAGTCGGCGGCGTACCTGCCGGTGGCGCTGGGCCGCGAGGTCGAGGGCATCGGCACCGTGGGCGCGCCGCGGGCCCTCGACGCCGACGTCGCCGACGAGCTGTACGCCGTCGTGGACGGTGCGCTGCACACGGCGACCGCCGGAGCGGCGCACGTCTCGGTCGACCGCGCGCGGCACCTGTTCGACGTCACGGTGGGCGACCCCGTCGAGCACGGCGACCTCGCCGCGGCGTACGACCTGGCCGCCCTGGCCACCGCCGCCCAGCTCCTGGGCGCCGGCGAGCGGGTGCTGGCCGACGCGGTCACCTACGTGAAGCAGCGCAGGCAGTTCGGCCGCGAGATCGGCTCCTACCAGGCGATCAAGCACAAGCTCGCCGACGTGCGGATCGCCCTCGACTTCGCGCGCCCGCTGGTCTTCGGTGCCGCCCTGGTGCCGACGGGCTCGATCACCGAGAGGGAGCGCGCGGTGTCGGCGGCCAAGGTCGCCTGTGCGGACGCGGCGTACCTCGCCTCCCGCACGGGCCTGCAGGTGCACGGCGCGATCGGCTACACCCAGGAGTTCGACCTGAGCGTGTGGATCACGAAGATCCGCGCGCTCGTCACCGCGTGGGGCACCCCGGCCGAGCACCGAGCCCGGATCCTCGACTCGCTGGTGGGTGCCTGA
- a CDS encoding acyl-CoA dehydrogenase family protein, with amino-acid sequence MDLTESAADRAFREEVRTWLADHLTGEWAALRGLGGPGREHEAHDERLAWNRHLAEHGWTAVGWPTEHGGRGLSLWQQVIFHEEYARSDAPAGVNHLGEQLLGPTLIAFGTEEQRKRFLPEIVAVRELWAQGYSEPDAGSDLANVQTRARRDESTGEWVIDGQKVWTSLAHLSDWCFVVARTEPGSTRHHGLSFLLVPLDQDGVEVRPIEQLTSGSEFNEVFFTGARTAGDLVVGEPGQGWGVAMGLLGFERGVSTLGQTVGFARELATVVDRAKANGSIDDPVVRDRLARMKTELAVIRSFALRSLALVEGGQDSAAGNGAGSIFKLAWANWHRTLGEVAMDVAGAEGLLARPTSAASYDLDDHQRLFLFSRADTLYGGSDEVQKNILAERVLGLPREPKGS; translated from the coding sequence GTGGACCTGACCGAGAGTGCAGCCGACCGCGCCTTCCGCGAGGAGGTGCGCACGTGGCTCGCCGACCACCTGACGGGTGAGTGGGCCGCGCTGCGCGGCCTCGGCGGCCCCGGTCGCGAGCACGAGGCGCACGACGAGCGCCTCGCGTGGAACCGCCACCTCGCCGAGCACGGCTGGACCGCCGTCGGCTGGCCGACCGAGCACGGCGGCCGTGGGCTGTCGCTGTGGCAGCAGGTGATCTTCCACGAGGAGTACGCCCGCTCCGACGCGCCCGCCGGCGTCAACCACCTCGGCGAGCAGCTGCTGGGCCCGACGCTCATCGCGTTCGGCACCGAGGAGCAGAGGAAGCGCTTCCTGCCCGAGATCGTCGCCGTGCGCGAGCTGTGGGCGCAGGGCTACTCCGAGCCGGACGCCGGCTCCGACCTGGCCAACGTGCAGACCCGCGCCCGCCGCGACGAGTCGACCGGCGAGTGGGTCATCGACGGCCAGAAGGTGTGGACCTCGCTCGCGCACCTCTCCGACTGGTGCTTCGTCGTCGCCCGCACGGAGCCCGGGTCGACCCGGCACCACGGCCTGTCCTTCCTCCTCGTGCCGCTCGACCAGGACGGCGTCGAGGTCCGCCCGATCGAGCAGCTCACCAGCGGCTCGGAGTTCAACGAGGTCTTCTTCACCGGCGCCCGCACCGCCGGCGACCTCGTCGTCGGCGAGCCCGGGCAGGGCTGGGGCGTCGCGATGGGCCTGCTCGGCTTCGAGCGCGGTGTCTCGACCCTCGGCCAGACCGTGGGCTTCGCGCGCGAGCTGGCGACGGTCGTCGACCGGGCGAAGGCCAACGGCTCCATCGACGACCCGGTCGTGCGCGACCGGCTGGCCCGGATGAAGACCGAGCTCGCCGTCATCCGCAGCTTCGCACTGCGCTCGCTCGCCCTCGTCGAGGGCGGCCAGGACTCGGCCGCCGGCAACGGGGCGGGATCGATCTTCAAGCTGGCGTGGGCCAACTGGCACCGCACCCTCGGCGAGGTGGCGATGGACGTCGCCGGGGCCGAGGGCCTGCTGGCGCGGCCCACCAGCGCGGCGTCGTACGACCTCGACGACCACCAGCGGCTCTTCCTCTTCTCGCGCGCCGACACCCTCTACGGCGGCAGCGACGAGGTGCAGAAGAACATCCTCGCCGAGCGCGTGCTCGGCCTTCCCCGCGAACCGAAGGGATCCTGA